The Pseudomonas asiatica genome has a segment encoding these proteins:
- the rhtA gene encoding threonine/homoserine exporter RhtA, whose amino-acid sequence MNTQPRSLAATLFPIGLLLIAMASIQSGASLAKSMFPLIGAQGTTTLRLIFASIIMLLILRPWRVRMTRNALRNVIIYGMALGGMNFLFYMALQTVPIGIAVALEFTGPLAVAIFSSRRPIDFLWIALAIVGLLLLLPAGHGGQALDPVGAAYALGAGVCWALYILFGQRAGAEHGIQSAALGVVVAALFVAPIGIAHAGSALLTPAVIPMALGVAVLSTALPYSLEMVALTRIPARTFGTLMSIEPAFGALSGLLFLGEVLTITQWLAILAIITASVGTTLSMRKEPSPAVAAD is encoded by the coding sequence ATGAACACCCAGCCCCGCAGCCTGGCCGCTACCCTCTTCCCGATCGGCCTGCTGCTCATCGCCATGGCATCGATACAGTCCGGTGCCTCCCTGGCCAAAAGCATGTTCCCCCTCATCGGCGCCCAAGGCACCACCACCCTGCGCCTGATCTTTGCCAGCATCATCATGCTACTGATCCTGCGCCCGTGGCGGGTGCGCATGACCCGCAACGCCCTGCGCAACGTCATCATCTACGGCATGGCGCTGGGCGGCATGAACTTCCTCTTCTATATGGCCCTGCAAACGGTACCGATCGGCATCGCCGTGGCACTGGAGTTCACCGGCCCGTTGGCCGTGGCGATCTTCTCCTCGCGCCGGCCGATCGACTTCCTGTGGATTGCGCTGGCCATCGTCGGTTTGCTGCTGTTGCTGCCTGCCGGCCATGGCGGGCAGGCCCTCGACCCGGTCGGCGCAGCCTATGCCCTGGGCGCGGGCGTGTGCTGGGCACTGTACATCCTGTTCGGGCAGCGGGCCGGGGCCGAGCATGGTATCCAGAGTGCCGCACTGGGCGTTGTGGTCGCCGCGCTGTTCGTTGCCCCCATCGGTATCGCCCACGCCGGCAGCGCATTGCTCACTCCCGCCGTGATCCCCATGGCCCTGGGCGTCGCGGTGCTGTCCACCGCCCTGCCCTACAGCCTGGAAATGGTTGCCCTCACGCGCATCCCGGCACGCACCTTCGGCACCCTCATGAGCATCGAACCAGCCTTCGGCGCACTGTCCGGCCTGCTGTTCCTGGGCGAGGTCCTGACGATTACCCAGTGGCTGGCCATCCTGGCGATCATTACCGCGTCGGTCGGCACCACCCTGTCCATGCGCAAGGAACCCAGCCCAGCCGTCGCGGCAGACTGA